A genomic region of Capnocytophaga canimorsus contains the following coding sequences:
- a CDS encoding nucleoside-diphosphate sugar epimerase/dehydratase: MTTERTHTADSFVNFSNIRYLPRWIIFGIDVFLLAVSLLVCWAVLDALGISSINLASYYLEYLLIIGVNVFFMLVFRTFKGIIRHSTFIDLFKILLASVCTILVLWVINLINISFNGYRLFLNPLLFIYFGTSFIFLFFFRFLVKQLFYLAREFRRSSSKRRILILGVDEEAVSIAKAVIGNPSLPYFIVGFLTQRTDSKRAILLGKKIYTKDKLQNSNKEELGIDGVLINKNVLSKEEMSTWVNFFLEKDLRVFKAPAVQKLRPNQDINIRNLQIEDLLGRKPIVIENEQVKLRHNGKNILVTGGAGSIGSEIVNQVAHFSPALIVIFDQAETPLYDIELEMKEKFPHIAFKFILGDISNRSRLESVFSEYNFSMVYHAAAYKHVPLTEENPHEAIFANVQGTKNVALLSSKFKVNRFVMVSTDKAVNPTNVMGASKRVAELFVQALQNCSDNTTKFITTRFGNVLGSNGSVIPHFRKQIEKGGPVTITHPDIVRYFMTIPEACELVLQAGVMGKGGEIFVFDMGEPVKILNLANRMIKLSGLEPNVDIKIVYTGLRPGEKLYEELLSDDTKTLPTHHEKIMISKDMAMEFEEIDSLSEKLINAAKTTDKMEVVRCLKMIVKEFKSNNSVFEVLDKNKID; encoded by the coding sequence ATGACAACAGAAAGAACACATACAGCAGATAGTTTTGTAAATTTTTCCAATATTCGTTATCTTCCAAGGTGGATTATATTTGGGATAGATGTATTTTTATTGGCAGTTTCTTTGCTTGTTTGTTGGGCTGTATTAGATGCTCTTGGAATTAGCTCCATAAACTTAGCGTCTTATTATTTGGAATACCTTTTAATAATTGGGGTCAATGTGTTTTTTATGCTCGTTTTCCGTACCTTCAAAGGAATTATTAGGCATTCCACGTTTATTGATTTGTTTAAAATACTTTTAGCAAGTGTCTGTACTATTCTTGTGCTTTGGGTAATTAACTTGATTAACATCTCTTTTAACGGATATAGATTATTTCTTAATCCGCTACTGTTTATCTACTTCGGAACGTCCTTTATTTTTTTATTCTTTTTCCGTTTTTTGGTAAAACAGTTGTTTTATTTGGCTCGCGAATTTCGTCGTAGTTCTTCAAAAAGAAGGATTCTGATTTTAGGTGTCGATGAAGAGGCAGTTTCTATCGCTAAAGCTGTTATAGGAAATCCTTCTCTGCCTTATTTCATTGTTGGTTTTTTAACCCAAAGAACTGACTCAAAACGTGCTATTTTGCTGGGAAAAAAGATTTATACGAAAGATAAATTACAAAATAGCAATAAAGAGGAATTAGGCATAGATGGGGTGCTAATCAATAAAAATGTACTTTCTAAAGAGGAAATGAGTACTTGGGTTAATTTCTTTTTAGAGAAAGATTTACGGGTTTTTAAGGCTCCTGCTGTACAGAAATTACGTCCTAATCAAGATATTAACATACGTAACTTACAAATAGAGGACTTACTTGGTCGCAAACCTATAGTTATAGAAAACGAACAGGTTAAGTTAAGACATAATGGTAAAAATATATTAGTTACTGGTGGTGCAGGTTCAATAGGTAGCGAAATTGTAAATCAAGTTGCTCATTTCTCTCCTGCCTTGATTGTTATTTTTGATCAGGCAGAAACACCTCTGTATGATATTGAATTGGAAATGAAGGAGAAATTTCCGCACATTGCCTTCAAATTTATTCTTGGAGATATTTCCAACCGAAGTAGGCTTGAAAGTGTTTTTTCAGAATATAATTTCTCAATGGTTTATCACGCAGCGGCTTATAAGCACGTTCCTTTAACGGAAGAAAATCCTCACGAAGCTATTTTTGCCAATGTACAAGGGACTAAAAATGTAGCGCTACTATCAAGCAAGTTCAAGGTAAACCGATTTGTGATGGTTTCTACCGATAAAGCCGTTAATCCTACTAATGTTATGGGGGCTTCCAAACGAGTTGCTGAGCTTTTTGTACAAGCCTTACAGAATTGCAGTGATAATACCACTAAGTTTATCACGACCCGATTTGGTAATGTTTTAGGTTCGAACGGTTCTGTAATTCCGCATTTTAGAAAACAAATTGAAAAAGGAGGTCCTGTTACCATTACGCACCCAGATATTGTTCGTTATTTTATGACGATTCCTGAAGCCTGTGAGCTTGTTCTTCAAGCAGGTGTTATGGGTAAAGGAGGAGAAATTTTTGTTTTTGATATGGGAGAACCTGTCAAAATTTTGAATTTAGCAAATCGGATGATAAAACTATCTGGTTTAGAGCCCAATGTTGATATAAAAATAGTTTATACAGGACTCAGACCCGGTGAGAAATTGTATGAAGAGCTTTTGAGTGATGACACTAAAACGTTGCCTACACATCACGAAAAAATTATGATTTCTAAGGATATGGCTATGGAATTCGAAGAAATTGATAGCCTTTCTGAAAAATTAATCAACGCAGCAAAAACAACAGATAAAATGGAGGTTGTTCGATGTTTAAAAATGATTGTCAAGGAGTTTAAAAGCAATAATTCCGTTTTTGAAGTGTTAGATAAAAATAAGATAGACTAA
- a CDS encoding DegT/DnrJ/EryC1/StrS family aminotransferase, which yields MNTKIWLSSPHMGGNELKYIHEAFDENWVAPLGPNVNNFELDLEKFIGENTKIAALSAGTAALHLALIILGVKAGDEVICQSMTFSASANPIAYQGATPVFIDSEPETWNMCPQALEEAIQDRIAKGKKPKAIIVVHLYGMPAKLDEILQIAQKHEIPVVEDAAEALGSTYKGQKCGSFGEMSILSFNGNKIITTSGGGALVCKTQEQKDQAVFLSTQARDNAPHYQHSHIGYNYRMSNISAGIGRGQMEVLEERIAQRRANHDFYKALFKDIEGVTLFTEPSSDFYSNHWLSAIVIDEDKAGFHREDLRLKFLEENIESRPLWKPMHLQPIFADAPYYGGKVSETLFDNGLCLPSGSNMTDEERERIAKVIVGMKR from the coding sequence ATGAACACAAAAATATGGCTTTCCTCTCCGCATATGGGAGGTAATGAACTCAAGTATATACACGAGGCTTTTGATGAAAATTGGGTAGCTCCTTTAGGGCCGAATGTCAATAATTTTGAGCTAGATTTAGAGAAATTTATTGGAGAAAATACTAAGATTGCTGCTCTCTCGGCAGGTACGGCTGCTTTGCATTTGGCATTGATAATTCTTGGAGTAAAGGCAGGAGATGAGGTGATATGCCAAAGTATGACTTTCTCGGCATCGGCAAATCCTATTGCCTATCAAGGGGCAACACCCGTATTTATCGATAGCGAACCCGAGACTTGGAATATGTGTCCGCAGGCTTTGGAAGAGGCTATTCAAGATCGCATTGCCAAAGGGAAAAAGCCCAAAGCGATTATCGTGGTGCATCTCTATGGAATGCCAGCAAAATTGGACGAGATTCTACAAATCGCCCAAAAACACGAAATTCCAGTAGTGGAAGATGCAGCAGAGGCACTTGGAAGTACTTATAAAGGGCAAAAATGCGGTTCGTTTGGAGAAATGTCTATTTTGAGTTTCAATGGAAATAAAATCATAACCACTTCGGGAGGAGGTGCTTTGGTGTGCAAAACGCAGGAACAGAAAGACCAAGCTGTATTTCTTTCCACTCAGGCAAGGGATAATGCTCCGCACTATCAGCATTCGCATATTGGGTACAACTATAGAATGAGTAATATTTCGGCGGGAATCGGTCGAGGGCAAATGGAAGTTTTGGAGGAAAGGATTGCTCAAAGAAGAGCCAATCACGATTTTTACAAAGCACTTTTCAAAGATATAGAAGGCGTAACTTTGTTTACGGAGCCGTCTTCGGATTTTTATTCCAACCATTGGCTTTCGGCAATTGTCATTGATGAGGACAAAGCAGGGTTCCATCGTGAAGACTTGCGTTTGAAGTTTTTAGAGGAAAATATCGAGTCGCGTCCGTTATGGAAGCCGATGCACTTACAACCCATCTTTGCCGATGCCCCTTACTACGGTGGAAAAGTATCCGAAACCCTTTTTGACAACGGACTTTGCTTACCATCAGGCTCTAATATGACCGATGAAGAAAGAGAAAGGATAGCCAAGGTGATTGTGGGAATGAAAAGATAG
- a CDS encoding SDR family NAD(P)-dependent oxidoreductase, whose product MERKKVLVVGASSGLGKEIALTLSKEGADLVLMSRDIDKLNNVIYECKDGNHQVYSVDVTNEQELDRALSESMKDGVPYSGFVYSAGMEATMPSKLLKKNTLEKVMEVNTYPIVMISKFFQKKGNFSPNGGSLVFISSVMGHLGQVGKTAYCMSKHAMVGVMKALALELAPKKIRVNCISPGMVKTDMSIKILESISEENVLKIQNMHPLGFGEPRDVAQAVLFLISDKSKWITGVDLAVDGGYSVQ is encoded by the coding sequence ATGGAACGTAAAAAAGTGTTAGTAGTAGGAGCTTCTTCTGGTTTGGGTAAAGAGATTGCTCTTACGTTGTCAAAAGAGGGGGCAGATTTGGTACTAATGTCTCGAGATATAGATAAGTTGAACAATGTAATTTATGAATGTAAGGACGGAAATCATCAAGTTTATTCGGTCGATGTAACCAATGAACAAGAGCTTGATAGAGCCTTATCTGAAAGTATGAAAGATGGTGTGCCTTATAGCGGATTTGTGTATTCAGCAGGAATGGAAGCTACTATGCCTTCTAAGTTGTTGAAAAAAAATACTTTGGAAAAAGTAATGGAAGTTAATACTTATCCTATTGTAATGATTTCTAAGTTTTTTCAAAAAAAAGGAAATTTTTCACCCAATGGAGGGAGTTTGGTTTTTATCAGTTCGGTGATGGGGCATTTAGGACAGGTTGGTAAGACCGCTTACTGTATGTCTAAACACGCAATGGTAGGTGTAATGAAGGCCTTAGCATTAGAATTAGCTCCTAAAAAAATTAGAGTAAATTGTATTTCTCCTGGAATGGTAAAGACGGATATGTCAATTAAAATACTAGAAAGCATTAGTGAAGAAAATGTATTAAAAATACAGAATATGCACCCTCTTGGGTTCGGAGAACCAAGAGATGTAGCTCAAGCAGTTTTGTTTTTGATTTCAGATAAATCCAAGTGGATTACTGGTGTAGATTTGGCTGTAGATGGTGGGTATAGTGTGCAGTGA
- a CDS encoding acyl carrier protein, with protein sequence MREKIVEIMANVFEMNISDFPVEISQNTVENWDSLRHLNLIVEIEEAFDKSFEPEEISEMTSIDKIIEMIQR encoded by the coding sequence ATGAGAGAAAAAATAGTAGAAATAATGGCTAATGTATTTGAAATGAATATTTCGGATTTTCCAGTAGAGATCAGTCAGAATACAGTAGAAAATTGGGATTCCCTTCGTCATTTGAATCTTATTGTTGAGATAGAAGAAGCATTTGATAAGTCTTTTGAACCCGAGGAAATATCGGAGATGACTTCTATAGATAAAATTATAGAAATGATTCAAAGATAA
- a CDS encoding HAD-IIIC family phosphatase: MITTYIYRNYTIEYLFDNQCEFSGYGDVSKPYVEYDSHIIFYQINPAVTPEEQVLEIEDIKSKISFILNTGIQGRITIINLHRNTLYDWQLKNTDLLNAIDEFNLVFLKQMATQYKNIKVLDINTFYQNQSQPFIDWRFFFTSQMPINPKLGKAFKNWFEKQNEALNLKRKKCIVLDCDNTLWGGVVGEDGTHGIKLGMDYPGICFKSFQNLLLKLSQKGVILVVCSKNNLKDVQDVWEKNPNNLINDKVLSAYRINWQDKASNIKSIAEELNIATDSFVFMDDNPVERGLVKEFLPEVEVPEFPTKPYDLVAFFWQVYHKYFSVYELSQEDLKKTEQYKENFFRNESKKAFENMDEYLESLDIHIDIIQADDGNLSRIAQMTQKTNQFNLTTKRYTEEQLRNLIDNGASIYCANVRDKFGDNGITIATIITETETKLYLDSYLLSCRILGRDIEKITLLKILEKVNEAKNKPILAQFVPTKKNMMASDFLDKVGFKLVNVDNDRVKHYVFDVSKNIELKEYYRIEFN, encoded by the coding sequence ATGATAACAACGTATATATACCGAAACTATACAATTGAATATCTGTTTGATAATCAGTGTGAATTTAGTGGGTATGGAGATGTAAGTAAGCCTTATGTAGAATATGATAGTCATATTATTTTTTATCAAATAAATCCTGCGGTAACTCCAGAGGAACAAGTTTTGGAGATAGAAGATATCAAATCTAAAATTTCCTTTATTCTTAATACAGGAATTCAAGGGCGTATTACAATCATCAATTTACATCGTAATACATTGTACGATTGGCAGTTGAAAAATACCGACTTACTCAATGCCATAGACGAGTTCAACCTTGTTTTTTTGAAGCAGATGGCTACTCAATATAAAAATATAAAAGTGTTGGATATCAATACTTTTTATCAAAATCAATCACAACCTTTTATCGATTGGCGTTTCTTTTTTACTTCACAAATGCCTATAAACCCTAAGTTGGGCAAGGCATTTAAAAACTGGTTTGAAAAGCAAAACGAGGCTCTAAATTTAAAACGAAAAAAATGTATCGTTTTGGATTGCGACAATACACTTTGGGGCGGTGTTGTTGGAGAAGACGGAACGCACGGTATCAAGTTAGGAATGGATTATCCTGGTATTTGTTTCAAGAGTTTTCAAAACCTTTTGTTAAAATTATCTCAAAAAGGGGTGATTCTTGTCGTTTGTAGCAAAAATAACTTGAAAGATGTGCAAGATGTTTGGGAAAAAAATCCTAATAATTTGATAAATGATAAAGTACTTTCGGCTTACCGAATCAACTGGCAAGATAAAGCCTCCAATATCAAATCCATTGCCGAAGAACTAAATATCGCTACAGATAGTTTCGTTTTTATGGATGATAATCCCGTAGAAAGAGGTTTGGTAAAAGAGTTTTTACCCGAAGTAGAAGTTCCCGAATTTCCAACAAAACCTTACGATTTGGTAGCATTTTTTTGGCAAGTGTATCACAAATATTTTTCCGTGTACGAACTCTCTCAAGAGGATTTAAAAAAGACAGAGCAATATAAAGAAAACTTCTTTCGAAATGAAAGCAAAAAAGCATTTGAAAATATGGATGAGTATCTTGAAAGTCTTGATATTCATATAGATATTATTCAGGCTGACGATGGTAATCTCTCACGTATTGCACAAATGACCCAAAAAACCAACCAGTTTAATCTAACCACCAAGCGCTATACGGAAGAACAATTGAGAAACCTTATCGATAATGGTGCAAGTATCTATTGTGCCAATGTAAGAGACAAATTTGGAGATAATGGTATTACCATTGCTACAATTATTACAGAAACAGAAACAAAGTTGTACTTAGACTCTTATTTGCTTAGCTGTCGTATATTAGGTAGAGATATTGAAAAAATTACCTTGTTAAAAATTTTAGAAAAGGTAAATGAAGCAAAAAATAAACCGATATTGGCACAATTTGTTCCCACAAAGAAAAATATGATGGCTTCCGATTTTCTTGATAAGGTGGGATTTAAATTGGTAAATGTAGATAATGATAGAGTAAAGCATTATGTTTTCGATGTGTCAAAAAACATTGAACTGAAGGAATATTATAGGATAGAATTTAATTAA
- a CDS encoding VOC family protein: MKLHHYGYAVKSIEKSLKEFEKLGYVAESEVITDVVQRVNLLFVNNGSDHLIELVAPIDEKIESPVTKILKKNGATLYHICYEVESIEETINDLKSKRYMVLLNPTPAVAFNNRRISFLYNPNLGLIEILEK; this comes from the coding sequence ATGAAATTACATCATTATGGATACGCTGTGAAATCCATAGAAAAATCCTTGAAAGAGTTTGAGAAGTTGGGTTATGTAGCTGAAAGTGAAGTTATTACAGATGTTGTGCAAAGGGTCAATTTACTATTTGTAAATAATGGTTCTGATCATCTTATAGAGTTAGTTGCTCCTATTGATGAGAAAATAGAAAGTCCTGTAACAAAAATTTTAAAAAAGAATGGAGCAACACTTTATCATATTTGTTATGAAGTAGAAAGTATAGAAGAGACAATCAATGATTTAAAATCAAAACGATATATGGTTTTATTAAACCCTACTCCAGCTGTCGCGTTTAATAATAGAAGAATTAGTTTTTTATATAATCCCAATTTAGGTTTAATTGAAATTTTGGAAAAATGA
- a CDS encoding 3-oxoacyl-ACP synthase III family protein encodes MAFIHIPNVHIKGISACVPSKIIKNETLTDIFSKEELDKIINSVGIIERRIVDRETTASDLCFKAAENLLNKLDIDRESIDVLIFMSQTGDYKIPATASILQHRLKLSQNCACFDVSLACSGYVYALTTAFSYLNLEGINRVLLLDGETFSKIVNPKDKTNALLYGDAGTATLLEKKQGIDFYSLLKTDGTGWEAVNIKSGGCRNVTTLDSFVEYEREDGSIGNDQQVYMNGLDVFNFTMKVVPKSVKEILEKYNFELTDMDKIVFHQANKFMTDFFVKKLKYPKENVPYSLQKYGNVSSATIPLTISSELYHWENDRKQLLISGFGAGLSWATAIINLEDTYIFKPIEY; translated from the coding sequence ATGGCTTTTATTCATATTCCTAATGTACACATCAAAGGTATTTCTGCTTGTGTACCATCTAAAATAATTAAGAATGAAACATTGACAGATATTTTTTCTAAAGAAGAGCTTGATAAGATTATCAATTCGGTGGGAATTATTGAAAGGCGTATAGTAGATCGGGAAACTACAGCTTCTGATTTGTGTTTTAAGGCAGCTGAAAATTTATTAAACAAATTAGATATTGATAGAGAATCCATAGATGTTCTTATATTTATGTCGCAAACAGGGGATTATAAAATACCTGCTACAGCTTCTATTTTACAGCATCGTTTAAAATTGAGCCAAAATTGTGCTTGTTTCGATGTTAGTTTAGCGTGTAGTGGCTATGTATATGCTTTAACCACAGCGTTTTCTTATTTGAATTTGGAAGGAATTAATAGGGTTTTATTATTGGATGGTGAAACTTTTTCAAAAATTGTTAATCCAAAAGATAAAACGAATGCCTTACTCTATGGTGATGCAGGAACGGCAACTTTATTGGAAAAGAAGCAAGGAATAGATTTTTATAGCCTTTTGAAAACTGATGGCACAGGTTGGGAAGCGGTAAATATAAAGTCGGGAGGTTGCAGGAATGTAACAACCTTGGATAGTTTTGTAGAGTATGAGCGCGAAGACGGAAGTATAGGTAATGATCAACAAGTCTATATGAATGGTTTAGATGTCTTCAATTTCACAATGAAAGTGGTTCCTAAAAGTGTGAAGGAAATTTTAGAAAAGTACAATTTTGAACTAACTGATATGGATAAAATTGTATTCCATCAAGCCAATAAGTTTATGACGGACTTTTTTGTCAAAAAACTAAAATATCCCAAAGAGAATGTACCATACAGTTTGCAAAAGTATGGTAATGTAAGTTCAGCTACCATACCTTTAACTATTTCTAGTGAGCTTTATCATTGGGAAAATGATAGAAAACAGTTGCTAATTAGTGGTTTTGGGGCAGGACTATCTTGGGCAACGGCTATTATTAATTTGGAGGACACATATATTTTTAAACCTATAGAATATTGA
- a CDS encoding acyl carrier protein, protein MNQEKFLEDFASIFDEIDASEITMSTEFKNFEEWSSLVALGLLAVMEEEYDVTLTHNDIKNAVTVADIYNIVKTQK, encoded by the coding sequence ATGAACCAAGAAAAGTTTTTAGAAGATTTTGCTTCTATTTTTGATGAAATAGATGCGTCAGAAATTACAATGAGTACAGAGTTTAAAAATTTCGAAGAATGGAGTTCGTTGGTAGCTTTAGGGCTTTTAGCCGTGATGGAGGAGGAATATGATGTGACTCTTACTCATAATGATATAAAAAATGCAGTAACAGTAGCTGATATTTACAATATAGTGAAAACTCAAAAGTAA
- a CDS encoding NeuD/PglB/VioB family sugar acetyltransferase has product MRKIAIIGAGGLGREVASIIKNINQVSLLWDIIGFFDDTNELQGINTPYGKVLGTIEDLNRIRQELNVVIAVGKGQGIFNIRQRIDNKNIVFPNIIHPSTMFLDKDTTSMGEGNIFSAQCIVSCGVKIGSYNIFNTRVTLGHDGEIEDYNVFSPNTQISGNVSIGKLNYLGFNCGVIQGKKIGNNNTLAAGAMLLRSVKDGNTYMGNPAIKVKF; this is encoded by the coding sequence GAAGTAGCCAGTATCATTAAGAATATCAATCAGGTTTCACTACTATGGGACATTATAGGTTTTTTTGATGATACAAATGAGTTGCAAGGAATTAATACACCTTATGGAAAAGTTTTAGGAACCATAGAAGATTTGAACCGTATCCGTCAAGAATTGAATGTCGTTATTGCTGTGGGAAAAGGTCAAGGAATATTCAATATTAGGCAAAGGATTGATAATAAAAATATCGTTTTCCCCAATATTATTCATCCAAGTACTATGTTTTTAGATAAAGATACAACCTCAATGGGCGAGGGTAATATATTTTCTGCACAATGTATCGTAAGTTGTGGGGTAAAAATAGGAAGTTACAATATTTTCAATACTCGAGTAACTTTGGGGCACGATGGTGAAATAGAGGATTATAATGTATTTAGTCCTAATACTCAAATATCAGGAAATGTATCTATCGGAAAATTGAATTATTTAGGGTTTAATTGTGGTGTAATACAAGGAAAAAAAATAGGAAATAACAATACTTTAGCCGCAGGAGCAATGCTCCTTCGTAGTGTAAAAGACGGAAACACTTATATGGGAAATCCTGCAATAAAAGTTAAATTTTGA